A window from Chelmon rostratus isolate fCheRos1 chromosome 13, fCheRos1.pri, whole genome shotgun sequence encodes these proteins:
- the LOC121615989 gene encoding ASNSD1 upstream open reading frame protein-like produces the protein MSSNDNSEGQSAVKEELNKKIKEQKVVVDELSNLKKSRKVYIQQRNSNIFFLADRSQTLSSCKRDLDNLKKELQDM, from the exons ATGTCTTCCAACGATAATTCTGAAGGACAGTCTGCTGTGAAGGAGGAACTGAACAAAAAG ATCAAGGAGCAGAAGGTTGTAGTGGACGAGCTTTCCAATTTGAAGAAAAGCAGA AAAGTTTACATCCAGCAGAGGAACAGTAACATATTCTTCCTAGCAGACAGAAGTCAAACACTGAGTTCATGCAAAC GGGATCTGGATAACTTAAAGAAGGAACTGCAGGATATGTGA
- the zgc:136439 gene encoding glucose-1-phosphate adenylyltransferase has product MKAVILAAGYGTRLQRDVVADRSGRFAHLAGTAKPLLPVGRCALISHWVHSLTASGCVDCVYVVTNALYHAAFEEWASHFTNVKILSDQTRSNEGRLGAVACLQLAVKHFEINDHVLAIGGDTLFKEDFSLSKVKERFSDLQAKCEDSCLVLSYQCKDEETHKYGILEVDSDLRVLCMKEKPLPSETKSRRACPCFYVFSKKSLPLLDTFMEEKKEAPIEEKDAPGNFVSWLIQRKPVYIHQISGRFDVGNLPSYIECDLYFREKLKDVESYMV; this is encoded by the exons ATGAAAGCTGTAATTCTCGCCGCCGGGTACGGAACCAGGCTCCAGAGGGATGTGGTGGCCGACCGCAGCGGGAGGTTCGCTCACCTGGCCGGCACTGCCAAGCCGCTGCTGCCCGTGGGACGGTGCGCCTTGATATCCCACTGGGTCCATTCACTGACCGCCTCTGGCTGCGTGGACTGCGTTTATGTCGTC ACCAATGCTCTTTATCATGCTGCATTTGAGGAGTGGGcatcacatttcacaaatgtcAAGATTCTCAGCGATCAGACAAGAAGCAATGAG GGCCGCCTTGGTGCTGTGGCCTGTCTGCAACTTGCAGTGAAGCACTTCGAGATCAATGACCACGTCTTGGCAATCGGGGG TGACACCCTCTTCAAAGAAGATTTCAGCCTCAGTAAAGTAAAAGAGAGGTTTTCTGACCTCCAAGCAAAGTGCGAGGACAGCTGCCTGGTGCTGTCGTACCAGTGCAAAGACGAGG AAACTCATAAATACGGGATACTGGAAGTAGACAGTGATCTTCGCGTCCTCTGTATGAAGGAGAAACCTCTTCCTTCCGAGACAAAGTCGAGGAGAGCA tgtccCTGTTTCTATGTGTTTTCAAAGAAAAGCCTTCCTCTGTTGGATACCTTCATGGAAGAGAAGAAG gaggCGCCTATTGAAGAGAAAGATGCTCCAGGAAACTTTGTGTCTTGGCTCATTCAGAG aAAGCCAGTTTACATTCATCAGATTTCCGGGCGCTTCGATGTTGGAAACCTGCCTTCTTATATCGAATGTGACCTTTACTTCAGAGAAAAACTTAAAGATGTTGAGTCTTATATGGTgtag
- the asnsd1 gene encoding asparagine synthetase domain-containing protein 1, which translates to MCGIFCLLSLSPSLFEWDKTVHEHLKRRGPNLSQDLTVRGACYQCLFSAHVLHMRGLLTSQPVQDSSGNVLEWNGEIFGGLPVMPEENDTAVLSQRLSSCNSPSEILSVLSTVQGPWGLVYYQKAGDYLWFGRDFFGRRSLLWKFDAEVNTLTLTSVAAHSSGPDQPSWQEVPAVGVYRIDLKAVSEAGSVMFEVYPWAHGGNDVSSCYETMLESVPGGCTAVMNQSGLVLASPVCPLNISIPKSLNEKEIHPNSQSCVKDLEQLLASKEKNDEVNHLISVLSEAVRRRVQSLPFRVQENSPPANNQASVAILFSGGIDSMILAAFADRHIPAHQPIDLLNVAFKQQEPKKQKESAKKPRKHKNKPTDPKTDGADSRTFSPFDVPDRITGRAGLKELQDLNPERRWNFVEINVTQEELQQMREERICHLVHPLDTVLDDSIGCAVWFAARGTGFITEDSDQRPFTSSAKVILTGIGADEQLAGYSRHRVRFKMSGHEGLIQELAMELGRISSRNLGRDDRVIGDHGKEARFPYLDEDVVSYLNSLPMWEKADLSLPRGVGEKLLLRLTAKQLGLGQSAVLPKRAMQFGSRIAKMEDKHEKASDKCTRLLTG; encoded by the exons ATGTGCGGCATCTTTTGTCTGTTGAGTCTGTCACCGTCTCTGTTTGAGTGGGACAAAACAGTTCATGAACATTTGAAGAGAAGAGGGCCCAACTTGAGCCAGGATCTCACAGTTAGAGGTGCCTGCTATCAGTGTTTATTCTCTGCACATGTTCTTCACATGAGAGGCCTCCTTACATCTCAGCCAGTTCAAGACAGTTCTGGAAATGTCCTGGAGTGGAACGGGGAGATTTTTGGGGGTCTGCCAGTGATGCCAGAAGAAAATGACACTGCTGTTCTCTCTCAGCGGCTATCATCCTGCAACAGCCCTTCAGAGATTCTGTCAGTACTGTCCACTGTACAGGGACCGTGGGGGTTGGTTTACTACCAAAAGGCTGGAGATTACCTCTGGTTTGGGAGAGACTTCTTTGGTAGGCGGAGTTTGTTATGGAAATTTGATGCAGAGGTCAACACCTTGACCCTGACTTCAGTGGCAGCCCACAGTTCTGGACCAGATCAGCCTTCTTGGCAAGAAGTCCCAGCAGTTGGTGTGTACAGGATTGACCTGAAGGCAGTTTCAGAAGCCGGCTCTGTGATGTTTGAGGTTTATCCTTGGGCTCATGGAGGAAATGATGTCTCGAGCTGCTATGAAACTATGTTGGAGTCCGTCCCTGGCGGCTGCACTGCTGTGATGAACCAGTCTGGCCTTGTACTCGCCTCACCTGTGTGCCCTCTTAATATATCCATCCCAAAGTCATTAAATGAGAAAGAAATTCATCCAAATTCACAATCATGTGTTAAGGATCTGGAGCAGCTGCTTGcaagcaaagagaaaaatgatgaagtgaacCATCTTATCAGTGTTCTCAGTGAGGCAGTAAGGCGACGTGTTCAGTCGCTGCCTTTCAGGGTACAAGAGAATTCCCCTCCTGCTAATAACCAGGCGagtgttgctattcttttttcAGGAGGCATTGATTCAATGATCCTGGCTGCCTTTGCTGACCGTCACATACCTGCTCATCAACCAATAGACCTTCTCAATGTAGCGTTTAAACAACAGGAgccaaagaagcagaaagagtcTGCAAAGAAAcccagaaaacacaaaaataagcCCACAGATCCCAAGACTGATGGAGCTGATTCACGAACATTCAGCCCCTTTGATGTTCCAGACAGAATAACTGGAAGAGCTGGCCTCAAGGAATTACAAGACTTGAACCCTGAAAGAAGATGGAATTTTGTTGAAATAAATGTAACGCAGGAGGAGCTTCAGCAGATGCGTGAGGAGCGCATCTGTCATTTGGTGCACCCACTGGATACGGTGCTCGATGACAGCATTGGATGTGCTGTGTGGTTTGCAGCACGAGGGACAGGGTTTATCACGGAGGACAGTGACCAGAGGCCCTTCACATCATCAGCAAAG GTTATTTTGACAGGAATTGGAGCAGATGAGCAGCTAGCAGGTTACTCCAGACACAGAGTCCGGTTTAAGATGTCTGGACATGAGGGACTGATCCAGGAACTGGCCATGGAGCTGGGCAGGATCTCTTCCAGGAATTTGGGCAGAGATGACAGAGTCATAGGAGACCATGGCAAAGAGGCACG ATTTCCCTACTTGGACGAGGACGTGGTGAGCTACTTGAATTCTCTGCCCATGTGGGAGAAGGCAGATCTGTCACTTCCTCGAGGTGTCGGGGAGAAACTCCTCCTGAGACTGACAGCGAAGCAGCTGGGCCTCGGCCAATCAGCCGTCCTGCCCAAGAGAGCCATGCAGTTTGGCTCCCGCATCGCAAAGATGGAggacaaacatgaaaaagcCTCTGACAAATGCACACGACTTCTCACTGGGTAG